The Petrocella atlantisensis genome has a window encoding:
- a CDS encoding LDCC motif putative metal-binding protein, whose product MLKKLKDKWNKFLDTIAEQNKSTYGEGGLNCCELKDVNQTKKQHTD is encoded by the coding sequence ATGTTAAAGAAATTGAAAGATAAATGGAATAAATTTCTAGATACCATTGCAGAGCAGAACAAATCAACTTATGGAGAAGGTGGTCTGAATTGCTGCGAATTGAAGGATGTTAATCAGACTAAGAAACAACATACCGATTAA
- a CDS encoding relaxase/mobilization nuclease domain-containing protein produces the protein MAITKIHPIKTTLNLSIDYICDPAKTDEEILISSFLCGHKTAALEFAKTKEKMNSQSKNLARHLIQSFMPGEVSPELAHTIGQDLCDKHLQRKYEYVLTTHVDKGHIHNHIIFNNVNHLDGKAYISNKRSYHQIRNISDSLCRVHQLSIASESNTSQARNKTKGSSYKEYQERKNGNSYKAKLQYAIDLAIKKAKNWDDFLRILQSQGYEIKYGKHISFKAVRQERFTRAKTIGDDYTEDKIKERIADSQKNKGHRIYTSKSHSNRIVDISTNQLASRSEGFAKWLKLQNLKIMSKSWNEINENNLTDIDSFNSYIEQVHDKLGMLQSEIKVLENDIDNKKTTLQNLQNQNKYHAIYKNYLSAKDRDKFFRDYETEIIIYEAADNYLSSTYKTTTFPQENLLTKNIECLTRKSSSLYQSHKDQKEKVKEVNQLRQNLEDYLRQDDRHYYKNIKEQS, from the coding sequence ATGGCTATCACTAAAATCCATCCTATCAAAACTACCTTAAACCTTAGCATAGATTATATCTGTGATCCTGCAAAAACAGATGAAGAAATCTTAATATCTTCTTTCCTTTGTGGTCATAAAACTGCAGCTCTTGAGTTTGCAAAAACCAAAGAGAAAATGAACAGCCAAAGCAAAAACCTTGCCCGGCATCTTATACAATCTTTTATGCCTGGAGAAGTTTCTCCAGAGCTTGCTCATACTATTGGTCAAGATTTATGCGATAAACATTTGCAAAGAAAGTATGAATATGTTCTGACAACCCACGTTGACAAAGGACATATTCATAATCATATTATCTTTAACAATGTGAACCATCTTGACGGAAAAGCATATATTTCTAACAAAAGAAGTTACCACCAGATTCGAAATATTAGCGATTCACTCTGCAGAGTACATCAACTGTCAATTGCCTCTGAATCCAACACTAGCCAAGCCAGAAATAAAACAAAAGGTAGCTCTTATAAAGAATACCAAGAGAGAAAAAATGGTAACAGCTACAAAGCTAAACTTCAATATGCCATTGACTTGGCAATCAAGAAAGCTAAAAACTGGGATGATTTTTTAAGGATTCTACAATCACAAGGATATGAAATCAAATACGGCAAACACATTTCATTCAAGGCTGTCCGACAAGAACGATTTACAAGGGCAAAGACAATTGGTGATGATTATACTGAAGATAAAATCAAAGAAAGGATTGCTGATTCCCAAAAGAATAAAGGACATCGAATATATACTTCCAAGAGTCATTCAAATAGAATTGTTGATATTTCAACAAACCAATTAGCATCACGGTCTGAAGGTTTTGCAAAGTGGCTTAAACTTCAAAACCTGAAAATCATGTCTAAATCTTGGAATGAAATAAACGAAAACAATCTTACCGATATTGATTCCTTTAACTCATACATTGAGCAAGTCCATGATAAACTTGGAATGTTACAATCTGAAATCAAGGTGCTAGAAAATGACATAGATAATAAAAAAACAACACTCCAAAACCTACAAAATCAGAATAAATATCATGCCATCTACAAGAATTATTTATCTGCCAAAGATAGAGACAAATTCTTCAGGGATTACGAAACCGAAATAATTATTTACGAGGCAGCAGATAACTATTTGTCATCCACATACAAGACCACCACTTTTCCTCAAGAAAATTTGCTCACAAAAAACATTGAATGTTTAACTAGAAAATCCTCTTCACTTTATCAATCACATAAAGACCAGAAAGAAAAGGTCAAAGAAGTCAATCAACTTCGTCAGAACCTAGAAGACTATTTGAGACAGGACGATAGACACTACTATAAAAACATAAAAGAGCAAAGTTAA
- a CDS encoding MobC family plasmid mobilization relaxosome protein encodes MANRSRPYSVHIMVTEEEKELIEEKRKLAGFSNTGAYMRKIAIDGQIFKLDNAPLKVVSSQMTGIATNINQIAKRVNSTDTIYDDDIKEIKEMTNEIWLSLKSILSKLP; translated from the coding sequence ATGGCAAATAGATCAAGACCATATAGCGTACATATAATGGTCACAGAAGAAGAAAAAGAATTAATAGAAGAAAAAAGAAAGCTTGCCGGTTTTAGTAATACCGGTGCTTATATGAGAAAAATCGCTATCGACGGACAAATTTTCAAACTGGATAACGCACCATTGAAAGTTGTATCATCACAAATGACTGGTATCGCTACGAATATAAATCAAATTGCGAAACGCGTTAATTCAACTGATACAATTTATGATGATGATATAAAAGAAATCAAGGAGATGACTAATGAAATATGGCTATCACTAAAATCCATCCTATCAAAACTACCTTAA
- a CDS encoding helix-turn-helix transcriptional regulator — protein MRTSRILEMVYILLNERHQKAEELANHFGVSVKTIYRDVDTLAKAGIPISKQQGVNGGIVLNEKYAINKSKLTPSEEKVLMQSLEEIKKLPNAQLEYALKLMKQYFNEAATLWVGTDEVCVNMQEKFGTVKRATIEKNVIEFKYYSNGIFHDYRVEPYELRIKNGIWKVLIRSIKQRTFEEIYLARMSSIEIKSKIFSRREVPIDFQNTAVKKLKVVKFFVDGDIEKLLDVYPIECFDLEQDKSVLTLKVASYEKAEELLRSNPTWELITETE, from the coding sequence ATGAGAACAAGTAGAATACTTGAAATGGTATATATTTTATTGAACGAACGACATCAGAAAGCTGAAGAGTTAGCTAATCACTTTGGGGTTTCTGTAAAAACAATATATCGAGATGTAGATACATTAGCTAAAGCCGGTATTCCTATTTCTAAACAACAGGGAGTTAACGGCGGGATTGTACTTAATGAAAAGTATGCAATCAATAAATCTAAACTGACACCTTCAGAAGAGAAAGTCCTGATGCAGTCTTTGGAAGAAATCAAAAAGCTGCCTAATGCTCAACTGGAATATGCATTGAAACTGATGAAGCAGTATTTCAATGAAGCAGCCACTTTATGGGTTGGTACTGATGAAGTATGTGTTAATATGCAAGAAAAATTTGGAACTGTAAAACGAGCAACCATTGAAAAGAATGTAATAGAATTTAAGTATTATTCAAATGGAATCTTCCATGATTATAGAGTTGAACCATATGAATTAAGAATAAAGAACGGAATTTGGAAAGTGCTTATTAGGAGTATAAAGCAAAGGACTTTTGAGGAGATTTATCTGGCACGGATGTCATCAATAGAAATTAAAAGTAAAATATTTTCAAGAAGAGAAGTACCTATAGACTTTCAAAACACAGCGGTTAAAAAACTTAAGGTGGTCAAATTTTTTGTTGATGGTGACATCGAAAAACTTCTGGATGTCTATCCAATAGAATGTTTTGATTTAGAACAAGATAAATCTGTTTTGACATTGAAGGTTGCATCATATGAAAAGGCAGAGGAATTACTTAGATCTAATCCTACATGGGAACTAATAACGGAAACAGAATAA
- a CDS encoding RNA polymerase sigma factor, translating into MILLELTPSEQLIVGMKFDSYIKTCCKRELRNIEKYNKRIQQREVSVRDFIGLNPDQKESEISCTDFVVKGYRIAITDPKLLKALESLNDMERELILLLFFVGYKPNDLTEEFNVGERTIYNRQNKVLIKLKRLMEEEE; encoded by the coding sequence GTGATTTTATTGGAACTTACCCCTTCGGAGCAATTAATTGTAGGCATGAAATTTGATAGTTATATAAAGACATGCTGCAAGCGTGAATTGCGAAATATTGAAAAGTATAACAAAAGGATACAACAAAGGGAAGTATCTGTACGGGATTTTATTGGACTGAACCCAGATCAAAAAGAGTCTGAGATAAGTTGTACAGACTTTGTTGTGAAAGGTTATAGGATTGCTATTACAGATCCTAAACTATTAAAAGCTTTAGAAAGTCTTAATGATATGGAACGTGAGTTAATACTACTTCTCTTTTTTGTAGGATATAAGCCTAACGATTTGACAGAAGAATTCAATGTAGGTGAACGTACGATTTATAACCGGCAAAATAAAGTGCTCATAAAATTGAAGAGATTAATGGAGGAAGAAGAATGA
- a CDS encoding helix-turn-helix domain-containing protein, translating to MIEKIDFSKIENSHIKPLDFEVIKKAAKGDSESIRLVIDHYNPYLKELATKMLFDEFGQQYRYMDETVRCQLENKLIKSVLKFKIQI from the coding sequence ATGATAGAAAAGATTGATTTCTCAAAGATTGAGAATAGTCATATTAAACCGCTTGATTTTGAAGTGATAAAAAAAGCAGCAAAAGGAGATTCAGAGAGCATAAGGCTCGTAATAGACCATTACAATCCTTACCTGAAAGAACTAGCAACAAAAATGCTTTTTGATGAGTTTGGTCAGCAGTATAGATATATGGATGAAACTGTACGATGTCAGCTTGAAAACAAACTTATTAAGTCAGTGCTTAAGTTCAAGATACAGATTTAG
- the rhuM gene encoding virulence protein RhuM/Fic/DOC family protein, which produces MERKNELIIYQSEKSDIKLEVELKDGMVWLTRNQIADLFGRDVKTIGKHINNALKEELEDEISCVAKFATQLKRYDPRTGKDRIANVMVSYYNLDMILSVGYRVKSREGVVFRKWASEVLQNYILKGFALNSRRLDELKATVQVMRRNDALLDSKQVLDVIESYTNALELLDDYDHQRIEKPLDGSDMIYQLSYEECRHIVDKMKKEINSDLFGRERDGVFEGALNSIYSTFDGVDLYPTIEEKATHLLYFLVKDHGLYDGNKRVATAVFLEFLNKNGKLFVNGKKAIENNTLVALVIMIAESRPQEKDLMVNLVMNFLM; this is translated from the coding sequence ATGGAAAGGAAGAATGAACTGATTATATATCAGTCTGAAAAAAGTGACATAAAACTAGAAGTGGAATTAAAAGACGGCATGGTTTGGCTTACTAGGAACCAAATTGCTGATTTATTTGGAAGAGATGTTAAAACAATCGGTAAGCATATTAACAATGCTTTGAAAGAGGAATTAGAAGATGAAATTAGTTGTGTCGCAAAATTTGCGACTCAACTAAAAAGGTATGATCCGAGGACAGGTAAGGACAGGATTGCAAATGTTATGGTTAGTTACTATAACTTGGATATGATTCTTTCTGTGGGTTATAGGGTGAAATCTAGAGAAGGGGTTGTATTTCGAAAATGGGCATCTGAAGTATTGCAGAATTACATATTAAAGGGATTTGCATTAAATAGTCGCAGACTTGATGAGCTGAAAGCTACTGTTCAGGTTATGCGTAGAAACGATGCGTTATTAGACTCTAAACAAGTCCTTGATGTAATTGAGTCTTATACAAATGCTCTTGAATTACTTGACGATTATGATCATCAGCGGATTGAAAAGCCATTAGACGGTTCGGATATGATTTACCAGTTATCCTATGAAGAATGTCGGCATATCGTTGACAAAATGAAAAAAGAAATTAACAGTGACCTTTTTGGACGTGAGCGTGATGGTGTCTTTGAAGGAGCACTAAATAGCATATATTCAACTTTTGATGGTGTTGATCTATATCCTACGATTGAGGAGAAAGCAACCCATCTTTTGTATTTTTTGGTAAAAGATCATGGATTGTATGATGGGAACAAGCGTGTAGCAACAGCAGTATTCTTAGAGTTCTTGAATAAGAATGGAAAACTGTTTGTTAATGGTAAGAAGGCTATTGAGAATAATACTTTGGTAGCTCTTGTAATTATGATAGCTGAATCACGACCACAAGAAAAAGATCTGATGGTTAATCTTGTGATGAATTTTTTGATGTAA
- a CDS encoding recombinase family protein, whose protein sequence is MEIEEIKAIKPSWGDTTIPKEKIRVAAYCRVSKDDSEQLLSYESQQKHYLNLIKEKPDWELTGIYADVITGTQVTKRIDFQRLIDDALDGKVDMIITKSIARFARNTFDTLKYVRQLKESGIAVFFEKENINTMTMDGELLLAILSSVAQQEVENISANVKKGLKMKMKRGEIVGFQGCLGYEYDKETKQLSINHTEAEIVKYIFKRYIAGNGATIISRELNEQGLKTKLGNTWKPNSVLRIIKNEKYIGDMLLGKSFTIDPIGKRRIANHGEEDQYYVKNHHEPIINRETFEKAQEFLNKRSYNRMPRGSNVKREKYSRKYAFSSMLECGFCGGRLTRSAWHTNTKYRKVVWHCHSNSSQGKMVCEHSKGIPEDIIENAFLKSFSLIVNKKRNRVDEVFKKVETTLGSDTATKKMKTLQKQLYDIELKKKKLINLLLEEKIEKELLETSLLELGEKETSLKDSIDMLTVQLEHEVEFNERINTFKQVVQKNASLKNFDREIFESLIEKVIIGSIDDDGIIDPYKITFIYKTGSNNTVDGSKYRKDGRKKKSDALSVNKHHDTDVLPVNKNDDTCGDM, encoded by the coding sequence ATGGAAATTGAAGAGATTAAGGCAATAAAGCCTTCCTGGGGTGACACTACCATTCCAAAGGAAAAGATAAGGGTAGCCGCCTATTGTAGAGTGAGTAAAGATGATTCAGAGCAGCTGTTAAGCTATGAATCACAACAGAAACATTACTTAAACCTGATCAAGGAAAAACCGGATTGGGAGCTTACAGGAATATATGCGGATGTGATTACAGGTACACAAGTTACTAAACGAATTGATTTTCAAAGATTAATCGATGACGCATTAGATGGCAAAGTGGATATGATTATAACAAAATCAATTGCTCGTTTCGCCAGAAATACATTTGATACCCTAAAATATGTAAGGCAGTTAAAAGAAAGTGGTATCGCAGTATTTTTTGAGAAAGAAAACATTAATACGATGACAATGGATGGTGAGTTACTTCTTGCCATACTTAGTTCTGTTGCACAACAAGAAGTTGAAAATATATCTGCAAATGTCAAAAAAGGATTAAAGATGAAAATGAAACGTGGCGAAATAGTCGGGTTTCAGGGATGTTTAGGCTATGAATATGATAAAGAGACTAAACAGTTGTCAATTAATCATACAGAAGCAGAAATTGTTAAATATATATTCAAGAGATACATCGCAGGCAATGGAGCAACAATTATAAGCAGAGAATTGAATGAACAGGGGCTCAAAACGAAGCTTGGTAATACATGGAAGCCTAATAGTGTACTAAGAATCATAAAAAATGAAAAGTACATCGGTGATATGCTTTTAGGAAAATCGTTTACTATTGATCCTATTGGAAAAAGAAGAATTGCTAATCATGGTGAAGAAGATCAGTATTATGTTAAAAATCATCATGAACCTATTATCAATAGAGAAACATTTGAAAAGGCTCAAGAATTCCTGAACAAACGTAGTTATAATAGAATGCCAAGAGGTTCGAATGTTAAGCGAGAAAAATACAGCAGAAAGTATGCGTTTAGTAGTATGCTTGAATGTGGTTTCTGTGGTGGGCGTCTTACTAGAAGTGCTTGGCATACAAATACCAAATATAGGAAGGTTGTATGGCACTGCCATTCTAATTCCTCACAAGGCAAAATGGTCTGTGAACATAGTAAAGGCATTCCAGAAGATATTATTGAAAATGCCTTCCTAAAATCTTTTTCGTTAATAGTTAACAAAAAAAGGAATAGGGTTGATGAGGTTTTTAAAAAAGTGGAAACAACCTTAGGCTCAGATACTGCGACTAAGAAGATGAAAACGCTCCAGAAGCAACTTTATGATATTGAGTTGAAGAAGAAAAAGCTGATTAACTTGCTTCTAGAAGAGAAGATTGAGAAGGAGTTGCTTGAAACCTCTCTTCTTGAACTTGGTGAAAAAGAGACTTCTCTGAAAGACAGCATCGACATGTTAACAGTACAACTTGAACATGAGGTGGAATTTAATGAGCGAATAAACACGTTTAAACAAGTGGTACAAAAAAATGCATCACTTAAGAATTTCGATAGAGAAATATTTGAAAGTTTAATAGAGAAAGTTATCATTGGAAGTATAGATGATGATGGAATTATAGATCCCTATAAAATTACTTTTATCTATAAAACAGGTTCAAACAATACAGTTGATGGCTCAAAATACAGAAAAGATGGTCGTAAGAAAAAGTCTGATGCATTGTCAGTAAATAAACACCACGACACGGATGTATTGCCCGTAAATAAAAACGATGACACATGTGGAGACATGTAG
- the argS gene encoding arginine--tRNA ligase, giving the protein MNYFKEAIKNKIEQKYSEIDVVFSVAPDVKTGHISIPCFTFSRVFRRSPGDIALELSTIINELDFIDKAEVKGGYLNCFIGKEQLFQNIIEDVLERKEHYGSSESGNGKSVLIEHTSINPNASPHVGRARNAMVGDTIVRLLKFEGYNVEVHYFVNDIGKQIAMLLLGSRDKSNITFKDLLDIYIDFNNQLKESPAIEDEVFEMLYQLENGNKDVRDEFRKLVQICIDGQTAIFKMLGIEYDVFDYESDYLFNERLNEVIEAFKGTGYLEEDEDGRYVLNQAKYDLATKSPYLVLTRKDKTSLYPLRDIAYTIDKVNKDKDKNIIILGEDQKLYHKQIEAALDVLGYKAPEPVHYSFVLLAEGKMATRSGTVVLLEDFMEEALEKAKSEILKRREEVDDETAKAIACGAVKYSILKTSNDKNVTFDWESALSFEGDSGPYLQYSFARIKSIERKMSNVIFDKVEYELLEAVEELELIIELSKMPEIIQTAMNHLSPHIVATYLFSVTQKFSKFYHNHSVINAASNDLMIARYNLVLAVKQVISNCFLILGIEEIEQM; this is encoded by the coding sequence ATGAATTACTTTAAAGAAGCAATCAAGAATAAAATTGAACAAAAGTATTCTGAAATTGATGTTGTATTTTCAGTTGCTCCAGATGTTAAAACAGGTCATATATCTATACCATGTTTTACTTTTTCGAGAGTGTTTCGGAGATCTCCTGGAGATATTGCTCTAGAATTAAGTACAATAATTAATGAACTAGATTTTATAGATAAGGCAGAGGTAAAAGGTGGTTATCTTAATTGTTTTATTGGAAAAGAGCAATTATTTCAAAATATAATTGAAGATGTATTAGAACGAAAAGAACATTATGGATCAAGTGAATCCGGTAATGGAAAATCTGTATTAATAGAGCATACAAGTATTAATCCTAATGCATCACCCCATGTTGGAAGAGCTCGTAATGCAATGGTTGGGGATACAATTGTAAGATTACTTAAGTTTGAAGGTTATAATGTAGAAGTACATTATTTTGTTAATGATATAGGTAAACAAATAGCGATGTTACTATTAGGATCAAGAGATAAAAGCAATATAACATTTAAGGATTTGTTGGATATATATATTGATTTCAATAATCAATTAAAAGAGAGTCCTGCTATTGAAGACGAAGTCTTTGAGATGCTTTACCAATTGGAAAATGGGAATAAGGATGTAAGAGATGAATTTCGAAAATTAGTTCAAATTTGTATAGATGGACAAACGGCTATTTTTAAAATGCTAGGAATAGAATATGATGTTTTTGATTATGAATCTGACTATTTATTTAACGAAAGATTAAATGAGGTTATAGAAGCTTTTAAGGGAACAGGATACCTTGAAGAAGATGAAGATGGACGTTATGTTCTTAATCAGGCAAAGTATGACCTAGCAACGAAATCACCATATTTAGTTTTAACTAGAAAAGATAAAACCTCCCTTTATCCTTTACGAGATATTGCATATACGATTGATAAAGTAAATAAGGATAAAGATAAAAATATTATTATCTTAGGCGAAGACCAAAAGCTATATCATAAGCAAATTGAAGCTGCATTAGATGTTCTTGGATATAAAGCCCCTGAACCGGTACATTATTCGTTTGTACTATTGGCAGAAGGAAAAATGGCAACGAGAAGTGGCACAGTTGTTTTATTAGAAGATTTTATGGAAGAGGCACTTGAAAAAGCTAAGAGTGAAATCTTGAAAAGACGAGAAGAAGTTGATGATGAAACTGCAAAAGCCATTGCTTGCGGTGCGGTAAAATACTCGATTTTGAAAACTTCGAATGACAAAAATGTTACATTTGACTGGGAAAGTGCTTTGAGTTTTGAAGGAGATAGTGGACCCTACTTACAATATAGTTTTGCAAGAATCAAGTCGATAGAACGAAAAATGAGCAATGTTATTTTTGATAAAGTTGAATATGAGCTATTAGAAGCAGTTGAAGAATTAGAGCTTATTATTGAATTAAGTAAAATGCCAGAAATTATTCAAACAGCAATGAATCATTTAAGTCCACATATTGTCGCTACATATCTATTTAGTGTAACTCAAAAGTTCTCAAAGTTTTATCATAATCATTCCGTCATAAATGCTGCTTCAAATGATTTAATGATTGCCAGATATAATCTTGTCCTTGCCGTTAAACAAGTCATTTCTAATTGCTTTTTAATACTGGGAATTGAGGAGATTGAGCAAATGTAA
- a CDS encoding MFS transporter — MSLLIIIYLAFISLGLPDALLGSSWTVMHLEFGVSIEFAGAIAMIISGGTILSSLYSSRIIRRFGTGKVVAVSVTMTAIALIGFSVSSAIWMLMLCAVPLGLGAGAVDAALNNFVALHYKPRHMNWLHCFWGVGASGGPLILGLIISRNGTWRNGYTIVGIIQFALVIVLFVTLPMWKRFTTEMSKEDHEDMAFISNRKAFKIKGVKLVLVTFLFYCSLEAGTGLWAASYLTTQRGVSPANAALWTSMYYGGITAGRFLSGIMAEKIKGETLIRGGLMMIFGGVVLLILPLPLILSMSGLLLIGLGCAPIYPSMIHLTPDRFGKGASQSIIGLSMAFAYIGSTFMPPLLGAVASVLSLKILPYALLIFAIGMIISSERLRKTIVLPQ; from the coding sequence ATGTCACTTTTAATTATTATTTATTTAGCCTTTATTAGTTTGGGATTGCCGGATGCATTACTAGGTTCTTCATGGACGGTCATGCATTTAGAATTTGGAGTATCTATAGAATTTGCCGGGGCAATAGCTATGATCATCAGCGGCGGTACAATTTTATCCAGTTTATATTCATCCAGAATCATTCGTAGATTTGGAACTGGAAAAGTTGTTGCTGTGAGTGTAACGATGACGGCGATTGCACTTATTGGTTTTTCAGTATCAAGTGCTATATGGATGCTTATGCTATGTGCTGTTCCACTTGGACTTGGTGCAGGAGCCGTTGATGCTGCGCTTAATAATTTTGTTGCATTGCATTACAAGCCACGTCATATGAATTGGCTTCATTGCTTTTGGGGTGTAGGCGCATCTGGGGGACCTTTGATTCTAGGATTAATTATTTCTAGAAATGGTACTTGGAGAAATGGGTATACCATCGTTGGTATCATTCAGTTTGCCTTAGTCATTGTGTTATTTGTTACATTACCCATGTGGAAAAGATTTACAACAGAAATGTCAAAAGAAGATCATGAGGATATGGCTTTTATATCGAATCGTAAAGCCTTTAAGATAAAAGGCGTAAAACTCGTACTTGTTACATTTTTATTCTATTGTTCATTGGAAGCAGGTACAGGATTATGGGCTGCCAGTTATTTAACCACACAAAGAGGTGTGTCGCCGGCTAATGCAGCATTATGGACATCGATGTACTATGGTGGTATCACTGCAGGCAGATTCTTATCTGGAATCATGGCAGAAAAGATTAAAGGAGAAACGCTTATTAGAGGTGGTTTGATGATGATCTTTGGTGGTGTTGTCCTACTGATATTACCTTTGCCGTTAATTCTAAGTATGTCAGGTTTGCTTCTGATTGGTCTTGGTTGTGCACCAATATATCCGAGTATGATACATCTAACACCGGATCGTTTCGGTAAGGGTGCATCCCAATCCATAATAGGACTTTCCATGGCATTTGCCTATATTGGCAGCACATTTATGCCACCACTACTTGGAGCGGTTGCATCCGTCCTATCTTTAAAGATCCTACCTTATGCATTGCTTATATTTGCTATTGGCATGATCATAAGCAGTGAGCGTTTAAGAAAAACGATAGTTCTACCACAATAA
- a CDS encoding helix-turn-helix domain-containing protein, whose protein sequence is MQNHIIETDENGLEQNSHGDSLFPLAGYDEYFSQFILKEVPWHWHEEIELVVVVEGSTHLEYVDGSLELEEGDGVFINSNTMHRLTQTSSIDCHIINFVLKPEFLGGRFDSRIYNEFVKPICSNKSLSAIKLSPKIMWERLILEKINNAFAIYTDQRFGYELSVQARLLDAWYILCVNQPTLFESIPPVTESKIRLDKITKFIHTHYDQKLAIKDLASVADISESECYRLFRKTLQTTPNDYILNHRLQMAAIKLIATNLSILNISYELGFGNPSYFSKKFKEQYATTPKEFRHLHQNK, encoded by the coding sequence ATGCAAAACCATATTATTGAAACCGATGAAAATGGATTAGAACAAAATAGTCATGGTGACAGTTTGTTTCCACTTGCAGGCTATGATGAGTACTTTTCACAATTCATCTTAAAGGAAGTACCATGGCACTGGCATGAAGAAATTGAATTGGTTGTAGTCGTAGAAGGCTCAACACATTTAGAATATGTTGACGGTTCACTTGAGTTAGAAGAAGGTGATGGCGTCTTTATCAATAGTAATACCATGCATCGCTTAACCCAAACAAGTTCCATCGACTGCCATATCATTAATTTTGTTTTAAAGCCTGAGTTCCTTGGTGGCCGCTTCGATAGTAGGATCTACAATGAGTTTGTCAAACCAATTTGTTCAAATAAATCATTGTCAGCTATTAAACTTTCACCTAAGATTATGTGGGAACGACTCATTTTAGAGAAGATCAACAACGCTTTCGCTATCTATACGGATCAGAGATTTGGCTATGAGTTATCTGTACAAGCGCGCTTATTAGATGCATGGTATATCCTATGCGTCAACCAACCAACCTTATTCGAGTCCATACCACCCGTTACTGAAAGTAAAATAAGATTGGATAAGATTACAAAATTCATCCATACCCATTATGATCAGAAACTTGCCATTAAAGATTTGGCTTCAGTTGCGGATATCAGTGAAAGTGAATGCTACCGACTTTTTAGAAAAACCCTTCAAACCACACCAAATGATTATATTTTAAATCATCGCTTGCAGATGGCAGCCATCAAACTTATCGCAACCAATCTTTCAATATTAAATATTAGCTATGAACTTGGGTTTGGTAACCCCTCTTACTTTTCAAAAAAATTCAAAGAGCAATACGCCACTACCCCAAAAGAATTTAGACATTTACACCAAAATAAATAA
- a CDS encoding PadR family transcriptional regulator, with amino-acid sequence MDNITEMLKGVLEGCVLDIINQDETYGYEITRRLNALGFSDVVDGTVYTILVRLEKNKLVDIEKKPSDMGPPRKFFKLNAAGREQLMRFWERWEFVSSKMNELKEMK; translated from the coding sequence ATGGATAATATTACTGAAATGTTAAAAGGTGTACTTGAAGGTTGCGTCCTTGACATCATCAATCAAGATGAGACATACGGTTATGAGATTACACGGAGGCTAAATGCCCTCGGATTCTCTGATGTTGTGGATGGGACAGTATATACCATATTGGTGCGGCTTGAGAAAAATAAACTAGTAGACATAGAAAAAAAGCCATCGGATATGGGACCACCAAGAAAGTTTTTTAAGCTTAATGCCGCAGGGCGTGAGCAGCTGATGAGATTCTGGGAAAGATGGGAATTTGTATCATCAAAAATGAATGAGTTAAAGGAGATGAAATAA